AAAGCGATGATCGTTATGGCGCATTTTACCTGCTTCATGAGCGGCAAAACGTACATTATATTCGGCGTTGGGCGTGGTTATTACAACCACTTCTGGTTTGGCGTATTCAAACACCGATATTTCCAGGGCGATTAAACGCTGCTCGTCCAGGTGTTCAATTACTTCTACCAGGGCAGCACCGTCAAAGCCTTGCAGGCGTTTATCGCGGTAGGTTAATGAGCCCTGAATCAGCTGCACCCTTTGCAGCTGCCTTTCGGTCATCCGGTCCAGCTTCAGCCTATCTTTGGCAATTTCAAGCGAGCGGTAGTTTACATCCATCCCCAAAACAAACTCAAATTGCTTTTCGGCTAATAACAGTTTGATGAGGCGGCCCTCTCCGCAACCCAAATCAACCACGCGTTTAGCGCCGGCAGATAGTAATTCATCTTTGGCAGCCTGTAAACGCAGGTCATGGATGCGTAACTGCGGCTCTTCCGCATCATTTATTCCGGGAGCTTCCATTTCAGCAGCATCGGGGTCAGCCTGGTCTTTACTCAGTAAAACATCCAGTGTTTGGTTTGCCAATGAACGCTGGTCTTTCATGTACCGGCGAACTATGAGTTCGCTTGCGGGATGTGTTTCCAACCAGCCCTTGCCTTTAGCCAGCAATTTTTCAATCTCCTCGTGGTTTACCCAATAGTGTTTATCATTATCACATACCGGGATTAACACATACAGGTGCGATAGCAATTGCTGCAGGGTTACCTGGTTGCTTAACTCTACGGTAAAATATCGGCTAACGCCCCAGTCAGGGTAAGTTGTATCCAGCGGATGTTGTACAGCATTAATGGTATATCCCAAAGGTTCAAAAAGCGCTTTTAATAGTATTTCGCCTCCTTTAACAGGCAATACGGCAAGCTTTGCGGTAAAGGGCATGGCTATATCAACCAGTTCAGGCTTGCCTTTACAACGGCCGTTAAGGGCTGATGAATAGGCCTTGGCTATGGCTGCGCTCATGAACGAACTGGCTACATAAGGCCTGTCGTTCACGTATTGCTCCAGTGCAAAACCGTTCCCTTTCGGGCCTGCGCTGCGTACCAGGCCTACAGGATCTATGTCCAGCAGCAAAGCGGCAGTACATTTTTGCGCGCTTACCTCCGGGTAAAATATATGGGCCTTGCCCGAAGAAATATCGACAGACTGGATCTTCGCCGGATGCTTGTGCAGCAAAAAGCTCAGATCATCGGCCGGGAAATGGGTGGTGGATATAGTGAGTAACATAAATTGATAGCTGCGCTTAATGTATAATTATTTATTGATGTTTTGTAATAGGATACAAAGTAAGGAGGGGAGTGCGCAGCCTTTTTGCGTAGTAGATGGAAAAGTTGTGAAATGTGAATTTATTATGGGGATGAATGGTGCATTTAGTATGGCGGCGAAGACTCACCCGCCCGACGCTGCGCTGGGGCACCCTCTCTCTTCTGCTGCGCAGGAAAGAGGGGCTTGAAGGTTGGAAGTTGTTTTATTACTTTCTCAGAGAAAAATAAATGATGAATTTTCAAGCCCCTCTTTCCAACCGCAGGTTGAAGAGAGATTCTGTGTTAATTATCAAATTCTTTTTAATTTTGTTTTCTTAAGGCGGCTTTATGTCAGCCTGTTTAGGGCGGTATAACTTCGTGTTTTATTCGCCCTAACTCTTTTAAGCGGTTGCTATATTTTCTTTTTGTAAGTATTCTTTATCATATTTCTTTTCCGTTGTCCAGATCGTATAGATCATTTCCAGTATTTTTCGTTGTACAGCTACTACTGCCTTCATTTTGATCCCATGTTTAGATACCAGCCTGATGAATATGGCTTTAAAGCGCTCGTCGTGCCTTATAGCGGTTAAAGCTGGCATGTGCATCGCTTTCCTCAGATGTCTGTTCCCCCGCTTTGATATCCTTGGTTTTCCCTTGACTGATGTACCTGAGTCTTTTACGATCACATCCAGACCTCCCAAACTTACAACTTGCTTCTTATTCCGGATCAGTTCAAATCCATTGGTCTCGGCAACTGCTGTTACGGCCGTTAAACCTCCTACTCCTGGTATTGACATGATAAGGTTTATCTTTCTATGAAGCTCTTTGTCCAATTTTACCAGTTCGGCTATTTCCCGCTTGATCTCCTTTTCCTGCCCGTTGAGTAGTTTAATCCGTTGGTTTGCCCGGTATAAACTCCTATCGTTAGGAAAAGCTTCTGCCTGTTCTGCATGCAATTGATTTTTAGTCATTGTACGGTCGGCTACAATCTGGTCCCGTTCCCGTGTCAGCTGTTTCAAATCCCGGAATATCTTTTTAGGCTTCTGCCATACTTTAAGGTTTCTTTCTAATCCAAACTGGCAAATAGCCTCCGATGCTGTTTTGTCTGTGATCGTTTTTATCTCCAATGTTTTCATGTAACTACTGATCTTATTCGGCAGTATAATACTTACTTCAAAGCCCTGATCGCTAAGATGATAAGCTGCTTTTTCATGGTAAACACCAGTTGCTTCCATTACATAATGGACATTTACCTGGTTATCTGTATGTTTCTTTATCCATACCAATAACGCTGTAAACCCCGACGGCTTGTTGGCAAATGTTTTGTAAGCATACACTTCTTTATGAAGGGATCGATCCATCCGTCCTAAAGAAACTACCAGTTCATTTTGCGCCACGTCAATGCCGGCTACCTGTTTTAAAATCTTTGTCATCACCTGATTTGATTAATAATATCAAAAGTGAATAACCCCTCTTCGTTTGCTCTCCTGGTTGGATATCCTGGATATATCGCTATGCAATATTCCTTACATTCTGTTCAAACTCTAAAGGGTAAAAAGAAATGAGGCAGGATCTCTCTCTGAACATACCTTAATGGTTGTTGGGGTCGCCATCTGCTCTCATTTCCTTTTCACTTTATAATGCAAATCTATTTGCTTATATTATGATAACAAACATAGGAGGGTGGCGGGCGAAGCCTCGCCGGGTGAGTCTTAGCCAGCGTTCAAAGCCAATGCTCGTGTAAAACCATACACATCAGAATTAACCAATAGCTATCCCCCCTCAAACATTTAATTTTTATTCCCCGCAATACCACGTACTATTGTAAACCAATATAATCCGTTTATGAAACCAATTTTTAAAATAGCCAGGGCTTTTGTTTTGCTGCTGTTAAGCCAGACATGTTTTGGGCAGGCTACAACCAATGTGCTGCCCGACTGGGCTTTTGGCGGTTTTGCGCGCCCTGCAAAGTTGAACCCTATTATATCGCCCGATACCAGCCTCACGTTTATTGACCCGATGAGTAAAAAGCCGGTGGCCTGGGAGGCTAACGATACTTTTAACCCTGGTGCAGCCGTTAAAAATGGCAAGGTGGTAGTTTTATACCGGGCCGAAGACAAGTTTGGTATTGGCATCGGTTTCCGCACATCGCGGCTGGGTTATGCCGAAAGCAGCGACGGCTTGCATTTTACAAGGCGAAAAGCCCCCGTGCTTTACCCTGCTAACGACGCTGCCAAACCCTACGAATGGCCCGGGGGCTGTGAAGACCCGCGGGTGGCCGTTACTGCCGGTGGTACATACGTTGTGTTTTATACCGAATGGAACCGTAAACTGCCCCGCCTGGGCGTAGCTACCTCAACCGACCTGATTCACTGGAAAAAGCACGGGCCTATTTTCGAACAGGCTTATCGTGGCCAATTTTTTAACATCGCCAGTAAATCGGCATCAATACTCACCAAGGTGGTGAATGGCAAACAGGTGATCATTAAAATCAATGGGAAATACTGGCTGTATTGGGGCGAGCAGCATGTGTACGCCGCAACATCAACCAATTTGGTTGACTGGGCGCCGGTGGTGGATAAGAACATGGAATTGAAACAACTGATATCGCCACGCCCAGGCTATTTTGACAGCGACCTTACCGAGTGCGGCCCGCCCGCGTTGATGACCGATAAGGGAATCATATTGTTTTATAACGGCAAAAACAAACCAGCAGAAGGCAGGGATACCAGGTTTAACCCCAATTCGTACTGCGCGGGGCAGGCTTTGTTTGATAGTAAAGACCCGGCTAAAAATATTACCAGGCTTGATCTGCCTTTTTTGCGGCCGATGGAGCCATTTGAAAAAAGCGGGCAATACGTTAACGGAACAGTGTTTATTGAGGGGATGGTTTACTTTAAAAAGAAATGGTATCTGTACTATGGCTGCGCCGATTCGAGGGTAGGGGTGGCGGTTTATGATCCGGCCAGTCCGGCTAAGCCCGATCCGGTTGGGGGGAATTAGGGCTAAGTCTTAAGCCTTAAGTTCTAAGTCCAAAGTCAATTTATTCTTGTTGATGTAGAATTTGAAGGTTTCGATGAAAGGCAGCCCGCTTAATAGTATTAAGGTGTATAATCAAAAGCTAATTAATTCTTTTCTGACTTAGAACTTAAGGCTTTAGACTTAAGACTAAAAATTTAAGGGCGCATACTTTTTAAGCACGTAAGTGTGCACCCTTAAACACACAGACCAAGAGATGATCTGCCTGCGCAAAGAGGTCGTTATAAAGTTCTTCCTAAAATGAGAACGGCCCGTGGCTGCTGCCGAACGGGAACTTATTAACCCGCCCATACGAATGGTCGCAACGCGTGTGATCGCGGTACATTTTGGGGTTAAGACTTTGGCAGGGTACTGATTCAGATTTTGTAGCCTCAGCTTTCTCTGGCTGGTTAACTACAGTGACATTTTTCTTCATGACGACTTCTCCTGATATTTTGGTTTATTTGAAATTGGTAGTATGAAGTTAAGCACAAAATCGCTCATTTACAATAGGGTTGAGAAGAAAAAAATATTATTTAATAAGAGATGCTTTCCACTTTGAATAAGAAGAAAAAAGACTTTTATCTGAAGCAAGAAAATCACGTTATGATTTTAGATGTCTTGTTATGAGTGGAAACCATAGATAACAAAAACGATATTTTCTTGTGGTTAATTTATAGCAGCTCCTATTGGTTCTTTTTATGCGATCTTGATTGCCGATTTCTTTTTTATCGAATGAAAATATTTGATGATACCGATTTTGAAATCTATCTTCATATTTTAGATGTAAGTCTTCCATTTTAAGACTGTTATTGTCTATTTTTAAAAATTCATCCTCTTTAAACACTGTAAAATATGCAGATCTCTCGGGGATATACTTGTTGGCTTTAAGCGCATTGTAATTGGGGATAATATCTGAGGCCTATTTTTGTACCATAACTGATCGATCTTTGTTAGTTACTTCCAAATTGTAAATATTGCCTCTTATGCAGATAACAAACGGCTCAACTTCATTTCCAAAATCGGTTCTATAGTTAAATCCAGAGTTTTCTCTTTTTTTAATCGTTCTAAAAAAGCCAATAATACCTAAAATAGAGCCTATTAGGTATAAGATGTCTTTTGCTATGTTTATAAAAGATGACATTATTCTTAATTATTAGTGAAAGCAAATAATTATATCACTTAATATGTTATTCCTTTATGATGTAATATGTTTTGGAATATTTTAGATAGCCATCCCATTCGACCTTTTAGTTTTACAAAATCTATGAATACCTCATCTTTTTCAGAACCACCGCCATACCTAAATGTGGTGCTGCTTGGGTCAAAGTCATTAAAAGATACTATCGTGTTTTCAAGCCATTCGGGAGGCTTTAAATTAAACTCATTTTTTAATAACACCGTTAGCTTATTATATAAATGGATCAGATTGTGATTTTGCTTATACTCACCGGTAATAACTTTTAAATATAATTCGATAGAATGTCTGTAATTGAACATTATAGGGCATATTAGCAGCCAAGCCTCCTCGTTTTCTACAGCAATTTCGGTCAATCGATCGCCGGCAAGTTTATAGGCCCTTGCCAGTGGCAATAAATCTGCAAATGAAGATAATCCAGCAAAAATTGCCCCGTGTGTCCATGTTTCGTCAATATCCTCAGGTGGGTCAATGAATATAGGAGTTAATGAACTTATCAAATCAGTAATATATGGATTCTCAAATTGATCTTTTCTATTTAAGCCAATCTTTATACACTCGATATCGGGATCGTCTTCCCATTCCGTATAAATATGTGCCATAACTCTTATATCCTCTAATTGAAATTCCCTCGTAATCCCTTTTGATGGATTAGCTTTGACGCCCATATATTCAGAAAACATAAATGCCCATTTTTGAATGATCACCTTATCTACTTTTAAGATTCGGGCAGCATCGGCAACAGTAAATTTTGATTGATATTTAGTCATAGCCAATTCTAAAGTAGTTAATTATTATCTTGTTGATGATACAAAATAAAACAGCCACTGCGCAGTCTTTTTGCGCAGTAAAAAATAATTTATTATTTTAACGGTCTAAATAAACTTATCGCAATGGATCAACCTACAACACCCCCAGTTACCACAGTACAATTTTGTAAATTAAGAATTGAGAATAAGTTGTTTTACAGTAGCGAACAAGATGTAGTGATTGATTTCGGATTAAAAGATAATCCCGTTTTTAAGGAAAACGATGCCATAATACAAGCTACATTAAAAGTGACAGAATACTACACCCTGGTAGATGCCTTAAACTACATGTCGTCAATAGGGTGGGAGGTGGTATTAGCCATACCTGTTCCCTTGCACAAGGGATCTTTAAATGTTGAATTCATTATGAAAATGCAGTTTAACACGCCAAACTAAATAGTATGCCTGTAAACCGCAATGCCCTTATCCGCTACCGTACTATTGACAATTGCCTGCAAAACCGCTATAAAAAATGGACGCTTGACGATTTAATTGATGCCTGCTCGGATGCCTTATACGAATTTGAAGGCATTGATAAAGGCGTAAGCCGCCGATCAGTACAGGCTGATATCGAGATGATGCGCAGCAATAAGCTGGGCTATGAGGCACCAATTATTGTAGTTGATAAAAAGTACTACACCTATGCCGATAAAAACTACAGCATTACGAACAGCCCCATTAACCAG
The genomic region above belongs to Mucilaginibacter sp. KACC 22773 and contains:
- a CDS encoding glycoside hydrolase family 130 protein, with protein sequence MKPIFKIARAFVLLLLSQTCFGQATTNVLPDWAFGGFARPAKLNPIISPDTSLTFIDPMSKKPVAWEANDTFNPGAAVKNGKVVVLYRAEDKFGIGIGFRTSRLGYAESSDGLHFTRRKAPVLYPANDAAKPYEWPGGCEDPRVAVTAGGTYVVFYTEWNRKLPRLGVATSTDLIHWKKHGPIFEQAYRGQFFNIASKSASILTKVVNGKQVIIKINGKYWLYWGEQHVYAATSTNLVDWAPVVDKNMELKQLISPRPGYFDSDLTECGPPALMTDKGIILFYNGKNKPAEGRDTRFNPNSYCAGQALFDSKDPAKNITRLDLPFLRPMEPFEKSGQYVNGTVFIEGMVYFKKKWYLYYGCADSRVGVAVYDPASPAKPDPVGGN
- a CDS encoding 3' terminal RNA ribose 2'-O-methyltransferase Hen1, with amino-acid sequence MLLTISTTHFPADDLSFLLHKHPAKIQSVDISSGKAHIFYPEVSAQKCTAALLLDIDPVGLVRSAGPKGNGFALEQYVNDRPYVASSFMSAAIAKAYSSALNGRCKGKPELVDIAMPFTAKLAVLPVKGGEILLKALFEPLGYTINAVQHPLDTTYPDWGVSRYFTVELSNQVTLQQLLSHLYVLIPVCDNDKHYWVNHEEIEKLLAKGKGWLETHPASELIVRRYMKDQRSLANQTLDVLLSKDQADPDAAEMEAPGINDAEEPQLRIHDLRLQAAKDELLSAGAKRVVDLGCGEGRLIKLLLAEKQFEFVLGMDVNYRSLEIAKDRLKLDRMTERQLQRVQLIQGSLTYRDKRLQGFDGAALVEVIEHLDEQRLIALEISVFEYAKPEVVVITTPNAEYNVRFAAHEAGKMRHNDHRFEWTRPEFEAWANRVAAQFGYTVSFKPVGEVDPEVGALSQMAVFKQEESGL
- a CDS encoding IS110 family transposase, with the protein product MTKILKQVAGIDVAQNELVVSLGRMDRSLHKEVYAYKTFANKPSGFTALLVWIKKHTDNQVNVHYVMEATGVYHEKAAYHLSDQGFEVSIILPNKISSYMKTLEIKTITDKTASEAICQFGLERNLKVWQKPKKIFRDLKQLTRERDQIVADRTMTKNQLHAEQAEAFPNDRSLYRANQRIKLLNGQEKEIKREIAELVKLDKELHRKINLIMSIPGVGGLTAVTAVAETNGFELIRNKKQVVSLGGLDVIVKDSGTSVKGKPRISKRGNRHLRKAMHMPALTAIRHDERFKAIFIRLVSKHGIKMKAVVAVQRKILEMIYTIWTTEKKYDKEYLQKENIATA